The Manihot esculenta cultivar AM560-2 chromosome 1, M.esculenta_v8, whole genome shotgun sequence genome has a window encoding:
- the LOC110618620 gene encoding BAG family molecular chaperone regulator 8, chloroplastic, translating into MASRHPHTPLHHHCQSPSPITATSTTTTCCCSCHYNHCCIHPSPPTQQLPIDHPLLRALGSLLQQQQLPNPYPPCCNKPHTQKSNLHNIDFHTQDLRFQHLGGDQQTQSVLSSLLERINFLESSLHRFSTSSASNNYCHSSFSLREAAARVIQTHFRAFLVRRSRTLSHLQELAFIKASFNSLKSSISNKTHFNFEVISHKAMDLLDKLDSIQGGDPMVRDGKRSMSRDIVRFLEFVDGLSAMRYGYLYKPAKNVRFIRNSNKSRALNDTTACRELFGHPKETVRNGRVEKIRGSYKISGYHEEDVELEGFQQFIDNEDYDDESPKLFPNVNQGVSGVRNGVLIKSNAGKPRVKKTVSFSENGNVYRIISDNHESVLNGDGSFTEGSDSSDDHGETMDYNEIEGRKGISKGIVDDEVVKDEKAASTQSSGGERNPTRNARRGSDSENHRLCQDEYGNLLCQDEYGNLVFSAPAPVKMESRAA; encoded by the exons ATGGCTTCTCGCCATCCTCATACTCCCCTCCACCACCACTGCCAAAGCCCTTCCCCAATCACggccacctccaccaccaccacttgCTGTTGCAGCTGCCACTACAACCATTGCTGCATCCATCCTTCACCACCAACACAACAGTTACCGATTGACCACCCACTTCTCCGTGCTCTTGGCTCTCTCCTTCAACAGCAGCAGCTACCCAATCCTTACCCTCCCTGCTGTAACAAACCTCATACCCAGAAAAGTAATCTCCACAACATAGATTTTCACACACAAGATCTTCGTTTTCAACACTTGGGTGGTGACCAACAAACTCAGTCTgttctctcttctcttcttgaACGAATCAACTTTCTCGAATCCTCTCTTCACCGTTTTTCTACTTCTTCTGCTTCGAATAATTATTGTCATTCATCGTTTTCTCTGAGAGAGGCAGCCGCTCGCGTTATTCAAACCCATTTCCGTGCCTTCCTTGTTCGTAGATCAAGAACCCTAAGTCATCTCCAGGAGCTCGCATTTATTAAAGCCAGCTTCAACTCCCTCAAATCCTCTATCTCGAATAAAACCCATTTCAATTTTGAGGTTATTTCCCACAAAGCCATGGACTTGCTGGACAAACTTGACTCTATTCAG GGCGGTGATCCTATGGTCAGAGATGGTAAAAGGTCAATGAGCCGAGACATAGTGAGATTTTTGGAGTTCGTTGATGGGCTTTCAGCTATGAGGTATGGATATTTGTATAAACCTGCAAAAAACGTGAGATTTATTCGGAATAGCAACAAATCTAGGGCTTTGAATGATACTACAGCATGTAGAGAGTTATTTGGACATCCAAAGGAAACAGTGAGGAATGGCAGAGTTGAAAAGATTCGTGGGTCTTATAAGATTTCTGGTTATCATGAGGAAGATGTGGAGCTTGAGGGGTTTCAGCAATTCATTGATAATGAAGATTATGATGATGAAAGCCCCAAGTTGTTCCCAAATGTAAATCAAGGTGTTTCCGGAGTTAGAAATGGAGTTTTGATCAAAAGCAATGCTGGTAAACCTAGAGTCAAGAAAACTGTCAGCTTTTCTGAGAATGGGAATGTGTATAGGATTATCAGTGACAACCATGAGTCAGTTTTAAATGGAGATGGTAGTTTCACTGAGGGGAGCGATTCCAGTGATGATCATGGAGAGACTATGGATTACAATGAAATTGAAGGGAGAAAAGGGATCTCTAAAGGTATTGTGGATGATGAAGTTGTTAAGGATGAAAAAGCAGCATCTACACAGAGCAGTGGTGGTGAGAGGAATCCTACAAGGAATGCAAGGAGGGGCAGTGACTCTGAAAATCATAGGCTGTGCCAGGATGAATATGGAAATCTGCTTTGTCAGGATGAATATGGAAATCTAGTTTTCTCGGCTCCTGCGCCGGTGAAGATGGAATCCAGAGCTGCTTGA
- the LOC110617038 gene encoding zinc finger RNA-binding protein yields MNPIPNPYPNPIPNSNPPPIDPYYSSYAQNPNTQFSLQPLHYVYTNPSDAASSANALRPPGVDSYPSLTSFPQPNPLSYVQADASGYYLDPNLQIWAAKEAIQQYGTDPAGYGGAVAVMIPQGATEQLAVAHQESTVWTNLAFQLQGNGALKKHQKKTKVVQSAYCEVCKVDCNSNEVLDQHKLGKKHRKNMEKLQAAAAGPSASSVSCNLIIGPKEDPDKVKVGNGQKGQKGKRKAAAPAEDLETKRRKIVEGGAAAEAIRVCAICNVVCNSENVYNYHLTGRKHAAMLKKHGVRMVSAS; encoded by the exons ATGAACCCAATCCCTAACCCTTACCCTAACCCTATCCCTAATTCTAATCCACCACCCATTGACCCTTATTACTCCTCTTATGCCCAAAACCCCAATACTCAATTCTCTCTTCAGCCACTCCATTATGTCTATACTAATCCCTCCGATGCCGCTTCCTCCGCCAACGCGCTCAGACCACCTGGAGTGGACTCCTACCCCTCCCTAACCTCTTTCCCACAACCCAACCCCCTCTCTTATGTACAAGCTGACGCCTCTGGGTACTATTTGGATCCCAATTTGCAGATTTGGGCTGCCAAGGAGGCCATCCAGCAGTATGGTACGGACCCGGCTGGATATGGAGGCGCTGTT GCTGTCATGATACCTCAAGGGGCAACTGAACAGTTGGCCGTTGCACATCAAGAGTCCACCGTGTGGACGAACTTAGCATTTCAGCTTCAGGGAAATGGAGCTTTGAAGAAACACCAAAAGAAAACAAAGGTTGTTCAATCTGCTTATTGCGAAGTTTGCAAGGTAGACTGTAACAGCAATGAAGTACTTGACCAGCATAAATTGGGAAAGAAGCACAGGAAAAACATGGAGAAATTACAAGCGGCTGCTGCAGGCCCCAGTGCTTCATCAGTGTCGTGTAATCTAATTATTGGGCCAAAGGAAGACCCGGATAAGGTCAAAGTTGGCAATGGACAAAAGGGACAAAAGGGAAAGAGGAAAGCAGCTGCACCAGCAGAAGATTTAGAGacaaagagaagaaaaattGTTGAAGGTGGGGCAGCAGCAGAGGCAATCAGAGTATGTGCAATTTGTAATGTGGTTTGCAATAGTGAGAATGTGTACAATTATCATCTCACTGGACGCAAGCATGCTGCAATGCTGAAGAAACATGGAGTAAGAATGGTTTCTGCCtcctaa
- the LOC110630323 gene encoding uncharacterized protein LOC110630323 — MIQKRPFVDDDSYELACKHPRHLEHIDQLTLIASLNDSHPKTTTSDGGNSLSSCQTVGRSSYEPVIAVSDDNNNFESGASGCFPHFLWIDNGILETDNLSFFPEYFDHGHQLRALLQPDEVFSSFDYPLWKPVSIGPEHQAIVPEWEGPTTSSNQLDKSNPQVWRAKSSKPGIIVDDGYEERMMGVCVVPMPDLEAYVTHCCQDITTVCSCLDQGSIECVKQHIVEVRQKLRDDLGEEKFEALGFYDMGEEVAKKWTEEEEQVFHDVVLSNPASLGKNFWDHLAVAFPSRTKRELVSYYFNVFILRIRSEQNRLEPLDIDSDNDEWQRSEGGMEEGDEDSAVESLSGKDAPAYYQEDHVDDCNEHIEDEYEDEIDASKESADDDVQIHATDEEYEGDVDDIAEAHASNSINVGGGNGGFEIFKGIPSNKRDDFDIEDDSCTSYEYQRDNVDSRGPLDVVTDGRHSGQ; from the exons ATGATTCAAAAAAGGCCTTTTGTTGATGATGATTCTTATGAGCTTGCTTGCAAGCACCCTAGACACCTGGAACACATTGATCAACTTACTCTAATTGCTTCTCTTAATGATTCTCACCCAAAAACAACTACTTCAG ATGGTGGTAACAGTCTCAGTAGCTGTCAAACTGTTGGGAGGTCTTCATACGAGCCAGTGATAGCGGTCTCAGATGACAACAACAACTTTGAAAGTGGTGCTTCTGGCTGTTTTCCCCATTTTCTATGGATTGACAATGGAATTCTTGAAACAGATAATCTCTCATTTTTCCCAGAGTATTTTGATCACGGACACCAGCTAAGGGCTTTACTTCAGCCTGATGAGGTGTTCTCATCTTTTGACTATCCTTTATGGAAGCCAGTTTCAATTGGTCCAGAGCATCAAGCTATTGTTCCAGAGTGGGAAGGTCCAACCACCTCTTCTAATCAGCTGGACAAGTCCAATCCTCAAGTTTGGCGTGCAAAATCATCCAAACCCGGTATCATAGTTGATGATGGTTACGAGGAGAGGATGATGGGTGTTTGTGTTGTTCCTATGCCTGATTTGGAAGCATATGTAACCCATTGCTGTCAGGACATCACAACTGTCTGTAGTTGCCTTGATCAGGGATCTATTGAATGTGTAAAACAGCACATTGTGGAAGTTAGGCAGAAACTTAGGGACGACCTTGGGGAGGAAAAATTTGAGGCGCTGGGTTTTTATGATATGGGGGAAGAGGTAGCAAAGAAATGGACCGAAGAGGAGGAGCAAGTCTTCCATGATGTTGTCCTATCAAATCCCGCTTCACTGGGCAAGAACTTTTGGGACCATCTGGCTGTAGCATTCCCTTCCCGAACAAAAAGGGAACTGGTCAGTTATTATTTCAATGTATTCATACTTCGGATACGTTCTGAGCAGAATAGGTTAGAACCACTAGACATTGACAGTGATAATGATGAGTGGCAAAGAAGTGAAGGTGGAATGGAAGAGGGAGATGAGGATTCTGCAGTGGAATCTCTGAGTGGAAAAGATGCCCCAGCTTATTATCAGGAGGATCATGTAGATGATTGTAATGAACACATTGAGGATGAGTATGAGGATGAAATTGATGCTTCCAAAGAGAGCGCTGATGACGATGTTCAGATACATGCAACTGATGAGGAGTATGAGGGAGATGTAGATGATATTGCAGAAGCACATGCTAGTAATTCTATCAATGTTGGCGGTGGTAATGGTGGCTTTGAAATTTTCAAAGGGATTCCCAGTAACAAGAGGGATGACTTTGATATTGAAGATGATTCATGTACATCATATGAGTATCAGAGAGACAATGTTGATTCCCGTGGCCCTCTTGATGTTGTAACTGATGGGAGACACTCTGGTCAATGA